The Mytilus edulis chromosome 4, xbMytEdul2.2, whole genome shotgun sequence nucleotide sequence GACTCGGGGTGTATTTTTGCATATACACTGGACTACTGTGTTGATTTTGTATATTGACCAATATATGAAGGTTATCTTTTACGGTGACCATAACGTTGGATTGCTGCTTCACTGAACTATACGGTAACCATACACACCCTCCATAACATACAAATGTTTTATCATACAGATTTAAAAGCTGTATTTACTTATAATCGTACCTATTTTTATTTGGtgataatttcatgattttttttaattatgataaGAATTTAGTAAACAAGATATAGAAAAAAGACAGTGGTACGTGAATACTAACTGTCGTTGCATAATCTAGTACAGTCACCTTTTAGTAAATTTGTCTTCCTGTTTCACTTGAATATTTTGTATCGATTATGGaaaaaataatcaattgaaaAGTAAAGATGCATATCCTCCGTTGTGTATCGATATGATCAAGGAACCAATCTTATTCATAGTAATTTACAACACCATCTGAAAGACCTGTCTGGGGCCATTGGAACCACTGTTTTCATTCCACGATTCCATCTTCTGACTACATATAATGGCCAGCATGGTAAAAAGTGCAAACAGTTGGTATACCTTTATGTCacctttttaaagtttaaaatgttTGCCGTCTTTAAAATATATTGGTTTAAAACTAGTTATATACTCTCATTACAACTCCGATGTGCACAAAGCATGACAGAATCAcgtcaatttaaaatatttctaaGAGATTTAGAAATTCACAAAGCACAATTCATATAGGAGCACGTTACGTATTTATTACAGTCACAATCAAAATAATACGCTTAACTGTTGACcgcaataaataaaggcaaaagtagtaaaactgctgtttaaaagtcataaatcgaatcagagaaaacaaatccgggttacaaactaaaaccgaaaaCACATCAACGGTacgaggaaaacaacagaacaacagaaacactgaattgcaacaaaaacaaaaccacaaaaataaacgCAAACATTAAAGAATGGACTATTTGACAACAACTGACAAATCATGGCTTGGTACAGGACCTTTTTAGAAAAATGAtagattaaacctgattttatggCAAACCTTAACACCGGCTTATATAGCAATGTGAGAAGAGATTTAAAAGACGCTGTTATTTGCGAAAAACATTATGGAGGATTATTAAACTTGTGTAAGGCAACAATTACATGCCCATTACGTagcacgaatgtgacctaccgaattagatttattaccgggtttgtactaacatgagcaacacgaagggtACGACATATGGGGCAGGATTTACTTACACCTCCTGAACACCTGTGATCACCCCCAGcaattggtggggttcgtgttgtatagtctttatttttatatgttatgttACCGTATGTGtgataatatttgtttgtttgtctttttttttagccacatgtcgttgtcagtttatattcgatttacgagtttgaatgtccctctggtatctttcgtcactcttttacaCAAAGtgtataaaaatcagtttttaatTTAAGCGATTGTTTCAATGagttttttattcattgtttttatttcatatgCAAACACCAACATCAATGAATAGCGTAAAACTGAATTATTTTCCTGTCTTGATTTATCAGTAGAAGCTCCCTCTTTTCGCGATTATAAGCCATCCCTCTTGGATATTTTATACCGTCCTTCTTCGTTAGAATAATCGATAATAGTGTTCCGTCTCGACTTAGTTGGTGAACATTATTGGAACTTAGTCCTGCTACGTACACATTTCCGTGCGTATCCACTGCAACTCCTGTTGGGCCAATAAGTTGTGGGTGTTTGTAAGAAAATATGTTTGTACCGTCCAGGGTAATACAATGAAGGACATCGTCATCATCAGAAAAGTCGGAGTAGTATATTTTGCCATTAAAGACTGCAGAAAGAGACCAAACCAAACCAGGGTGATCTATATGACGGATAAGTTTGCCGTCTATTGTGATTAATTTCAGTTTATCATCAACTGCAACAATAACCTTTTCATGGTCATGAGTAACAGCAGTGCATTTACCTCCAAGGTTGATAACTTTCCCAAGTGGACGTAGTGATACGATGTTTAACGATTGTATTCCATCATTTCCAAGGGCCACTATAAGTCGTGTTTTGTCGTAAACCGAAATGTCAAGAGGTTCTTGTGTTAACGACACCTTTCTCGACTGTGTGCCTGTATCGTTACATGACATAATAAATTTACCGGTAGTATCAATTAACACAAGTTTTCCATCTGGTAAGTAACAACATTCTGTAGACGTTACATTAGAACCTAGCTTAGATAGTTGGAGTTTGTGAGTTAGCGAAGCTTTTTCTTGTATTCTTTCGGCTTTCATCTCAGTGCTTTTCTTTCTGTCGTTCTGGGAATTCTGGTCTGCTGTTACCgaagtttcttttaatttttcactGCTTTTTCTGTCATAGATTATTTCATTTATCTTCTGGCACGGAATTTGGTTATCTGAAACATGACATGCATCACTTATCTTGGTGATGCATACTTCTCCTAAAGACTTCACATTTGTTTCTAATAAAGACATTACATCGACTGGTTTAAACAAGAATTGATAGGCTTGTTTGGTTGAACTCGAAAACTTGTTATTATGGTTTTGTAGTATCTTTATCATTTCATTTCGAAGCTGAAACGAAATCTCACTCGGTATGTCATCAGATAGTACACACATAAGttctttcataattttaatttcatgaaaacatTCTTCAACACTACTATTTTCTTGGTGAACTAACTTTAAATATGATTCATGCTGAACTATCAAATTTTTCTTCACCTCTTCTTCTAACctatcaaaatatttgtcaatttctGTTCGCATCTGCTGAACCTTCTGTATCACTTCTTCACCTTGACTTACGAGACTTTTTCGTATGGTTTCTGTTTTGATTTCCAACAGCTTCTCCAAAGACTTGAATTTCTCCGCAACATTATCTTTAGTTGTGGTAGCGGCGGCCTCGGTCAATGTTATCACTTGTTGGCAGTCCCCATGAGACGTTTTTACACACAATTCACAACAAAGATCGCGATGTGTTGAACAGAATGACAACAGTGGTTGGTTGTTGTGTATAGGACAACTAGTTTTGATATAACTCAGTAgcaaatcaaaatttgtaatattGTTTAAAACGACAATTTTGTGTTGTCTTGAAGGTTTTTGTTTTCTATGGTATTTCGCACATTCTGTACATAGACCTTCCATACAGTTCCAACACCATTCTGATGATGATACGTTCTCACCATCCTGAAGACAAGATGCGCATATTTTGAAATTGGTTTCCATTTCACCTATGTGACTTGTGAACTGAAAGTGAAAGTACGATTATTGGTATTTGGATTAGTATTAAACCAATctaaaaaaacacatattttagcAGTGTTTTCTGAAACATTCAATAACAATATACCCTGGATCACTGGTGCCTTACCTCGCAACAATATTAATCATAGTTAACATTAATAAATGGAAATGTTACTAAAGTAACTCTTCAACAAAATTACCCCCCCTTAAAGAAACCACTACCCAATATTTTAAGACTAGTTGATGGACGAATACCATGAGACCTTGGTGTCAATATGCCATACAGTAGCAACCCTAAAACACAATAACATAAGATGTTTTATCAGTAAACAAATGCCATTTAGGCGAAGTTAAAACGAACTACATGGTTATGAAATACTCACCGTTTTAGTTCTATGGACTTCCTTAACTGGGGGTATTTAAATTTTACACTGATAATTACATAACCTTGTACAGCATAAACAATTAAAGCTGCACTTTGCACCTAatatatgataatattttatcaaataagttTTGGGTAAGTCTGCGGGGGTAAATAATAAGACAGAgataacattattttattatctCTCTTCGTCCTTGGACAACTATGACACATGTTTTAAAGTTAAAGAATTCTCATCTCCGTCTTTCAATACAATTTACATACACAATAGAAAATCATATAATCACAAGATCATAATCATAATTCATCGTGCAATAGTATGAACATATTTGactattcttcttcttcttcttcttcttcttcttcttcttcttcttcttcttcttcttcttcttcttcttcttcttcttcttcttcttcttcttcttcttcttcttcttcttcttcttcttcttcttcttcttcttcttcttcttcttcttcttcttcttcttcttcttcttcttcttcttcttcttcttcttcttcttcttcttcttcttcttcttcttcttcttctcttcttcttcttcttcttcttcttcttcttcttcttcttcttcttcttcttcttcttcaggAAGTCCACCCTATCTGCAGGGTCACcgcatttaaaaattttgtttatttttaaaattgcgttatttaaaattctatctactagttaaaatttaaaataatagtaACAGAGTTAGAATAGGATAAAactaaaaattagttaaaaacaGGAACTTGTATGTAcactatacattttaaaattataaaatggataaaaatatatatcttatcaGTTGTTTAAATTTCTCTTAGCAAAGGAAAGTGAAAGGAACTACTAATCCGTATTAGTAATTGGTTAAATTTATGGACTAGTATGGTTTCATAattagtttatatatatgtaattaaaatctaaaatggTAAGGgatacgaataaaaaaaaatatacatatcttATCATAGGGAGGGATAAATCGTACTTTGTCAAACATCACTGAATCAAACAAAGCAATCTCTGAAACTCACAATATCAAGATGCTTCATTTATTGgttgataacatatttgttacgcTTGGAGTACATGTATTTCAACAATCAATCGGTTTTATCATGGAAACGTACCGTGCTCCTCGTTTTGTCGACTTTATTCAAATATGGCTGACTTCATACAAGAAACTCGTTTAGAAGAAAGCAAAGAAGTTAGCAGTATTCtataactttactttccgctataaagatgatgttttcTAAACAAACAGTTCATAATTTTGTGACTATGTCAAAAGTATCTATCCCATCGACCTTAAGATAAAGGCTACAGATACAGTTAACTCTGCCCTCACATCTTGaataacatctagaaattgacataaTGGGCCGCTTGAAAAcataactttacgacaaaagagacaaTATAAGCTTCCCATTTCTATGGAGTTAATTATCCGTCATGTTATATCTACAACAAAGACGTCttctgagtttgaatgtccattggGTATTTTTCGCCTCTCATTTATCAGTTTCGAAGGCTATTTTTTACTGTtaattgaaaaagtaaaaatcacaaaaatactgaactctgatgaaaattcaaaatggaaagtccctgatcaaatggcaaaaccaaaagctcaaacacataaaaacgactgctttattttaattaattggaaggaaaaatatttaaaatcacaAATGGTAACACATTTGTTCATATACATTTACATTTCAAAGCTATGAGACACGAGTTTTGTGAGTCATGCCACATGggaaaacaagttgctttcttaaaaaaaagaaatgcaatcgtaaacccaaatgcttgtttggcattatatatatattagataattgtttaataaagatgtattgtcttatattacttttgttgtgcataagaattagaaactgacattgcctgtttagtggtttaaataatgtaataccggcttcacacatcaacgtatagatccgacgtacgtcggccgaggtaaaaaaaatcatgcacgctaccaaaacgctagtaattttgatgctttcaacctgtcaatcatatctgtatcgtgtgcacaacgagcttaaagcgtgtattgggtgtgcgtaaagcgtaccttagcgtttctcctggtcttcctacattcccaactgcaggtctgtctaaatgtgaatgtttgtcaataagtctgtcacattcgcccgtctgtttacatgtttaccagtccgtctatgtccactggttcgtctacatgttcactagctttgaaatagctttcggtaagtgcgattatttcagtgatttgtgtctattgtttttatgtaagtgattattgtgcaccgtacccataattttagggacgcgaattgcaactgatattttacagttttttcttgcgatgtgttgtccttaaggtttggttcatttgggagggttgggtttatggccaccacattgtttatgtgccaatgtccattctaaagccagaaacatgtagtacagtggttgttgttcatatTTCTTGTCAgtcaagttgttttcgtaaattattttgttatcaataaggctgtttagttttgtttgatttttgtttttaaatcttaatggtcggggcatttaatagccgactaaatagtagtttttttttcatttttggaggccgctcggtggcctttaaagacttacaaccacgtcattgtaactctggttggtatttgtgtcattagtgctggaccatggtcgatcctatatgcacctttgaggcaggcgggatatttttgtagatcttgtacagctcaaactaatgtgagtagttcctgtacttctatgtctagtcccatgttgcatggttagagagggtgtaatatcttctgtaggtttgatgaagtttcacccgtatcggacttcttttcctaaatgaaagctttaagacgacgagtatttttgtatgcaatgtgcccttaacatgtctaaaacttatctgtagcgttttcaacgctcgtgtagcgtgtatattatgtgcgtgcagtttacaggtacatgtatatacgtttgacaaacgcttgagctgaatgattttttttatgttccattaaaattttcctgaagtaaaagcgttcaccaagcgtataccgtacttcaaacttatggaacgcgtgttgaaacgcttgcgtaaagttcctctggtgagcaactaagttacgcatacgatgatacggactttgttaattttcttttttgactgattgttttacattgtcatttcggggccttttatagccgactgtgcggtacgtgctttgcctgttgttgaaggccgtacggtgacccatagtttgtatttctgtgttattttggtttcttgcagatagttgtctcattgacaccaaacccgatatcttctttttttatattcgatatcttatcgccgacctggttaagtctgctaaaaatgcatgcatgattcatttttaggttatcagtcgtaattaaagtggcacatttaattcgttgtttcattgcttgaagtatcatttcttacatctgcatggtcaaatgtgtatttttttaaaataaattttagatttagatttcagtcacggttattttttccccattcatattgaatatctatacttatcagtcgcattttaatgacgaaaaggattcagaggttattaaaaaaagtaaataatgttgcaatatttaaacaaagaaaataactttaaatttgcaatattaatgaaaataaatacggacataactttcataattaattttaacgttattttcaaaaaacgatttttttttaaatcctcgtttttacacctatttgaggcacgtatttatgattatatttccatgtccttggtctatcctagacgtaaaatttcaaaaagtgctaatactttttttaaagatattatttttaattgttctcgttcaaaatattttattttttcatattcaatatctatttaattttatttttaataaccattttttttttattaaagttgcaatatttaaccaaaaaaaataactgtaatttaatcatatgcaagaaagacttccctttaatttcagtataaaacaagaatgtgtccacagtacacggatgccccactcgcactatcattttctatgttgagtggaccgtgaaattggaataaattttctatttggcattaaaattagaatgatcttatcaaagggaacatgtatactaagtttcaagttgattggacttctactttattaaaaactaccttgaccaaaaactttaacctgaaatttgcactatcattttctatgttcagtgaaccgtaaaattagggtcaaaactataatttggcatttaaattagaaagatcatatcatagggcacatgtatactaagtttcaagttgattggacttcaacttcatcaaaaactaccttgaccaaaaactttaacctgaaatttgcactatcattttctatgttcagtgaaccgtaaaattggggtcaaaactataatttggcatttaaattagaaagatcatatcatagggcacatgtatactaagtttcaagttgattggacttcaacttcatcaaaaactaccttgaccaaaaactttaacctgaagcgggacagacggacgaacgaacggacgaacgaacgaacagacggacgaaccgatgcacagaccagaaaacataatgcccctctactatcgtaggtggggcataaaaataaatagcttgctttttacaacatgtacatcttcactaaacgtaaaatctaaaataaaatgctactaaaactctttctaaagattttatttttaattattctcgttcagaatatatttaaagcgcattgtttacatgaaatcttatctcatatctaaacacagctggttacatcgtttgactaaattaaaatactacgcatgcaggttaatattagcagcttgtaatcgtgtgcaagaaaatattatatcataataaatttcagatcatacgtaaaatatctctatagcaacttaagatgctaatgcatattcaacagatttgtaagctattgcgcatgcatttgaaaggtggtcatagctattg carries:
- the LOC139519289 gene encoding tripartite motif-containing protein 2-like — translated: METNFKICASCLQDGENVSSSEWCWNCMEGLCTECAKYHRKQKPSRQHKIVVLNNITNFDLLLSYIKTSCPIHNNQPLLSFCSTHRDLCCELCVKTSHGDCQQVITLTEAAATTTKDNVAEKFKSLEKLLEIKTETIRKSLVSQGEEVIQKVQQMRTEIDKYFDRLEEEVKKNLIVQHESYLKLVHQENSSVEECFHEIKIMKELMCVLSDDIPSEISFQLRNEMIKILQNHNNKFSSSTKQAYQFLFKPVDVMSLLETNVKSLGEVCITKISDACHVSDNQIPCQKINEIIYDRKSSEKLKETSVTADQNSQNDRKKSTEMKAERIQEKASLTHKLQLSKLGSNVTSTECCYLPDGKLVLIDTTGKFIMSCNDTGTQSRKVSLTQEPLDISVYDKTRLIVALGNDGIQSLNIVSLRPLGKVINLGGKCTAVTHDHEKVIVAVDDKLKLITIDGKLIRHIDHPGLVWSLSAVFNGKIYYSDFSDDDDVLHCITLDGTNIFSYKHPQLIGPTGVAVDTHGNVYVAGLSSNNVHQLSRDGTLLSIILTKKDGIKYPRGMAYNREKRELLLINQDRKIIQFYAIH